In Streptomyces thermolilacinus SPC6, a single genomic region encodes these proteins:
- a CDS encoding helix-turn-helix transcriptional regulator: protein MGVRLMVVDDHRLLAEALASALKLRGHRVLAAAAPAAGAAELVVSRAPEVCLLGTATPAEPGAFDPVVRIKRDRPQVAVVVLGPVPSPRGIAAAFAAGASGYVRHDERIEGVERAIMKARAGETAVAPQLLQGAFTELLNPSATPDDEGQRLLRMLTPREVEVLVRVTEGEDTRLIAAGMGIAPSTARTHVQRVLMKLGVGSRLEAAALAARTGLLDRAADLSGIPHQR, encoded by the coding sequence ATGGGCGTGCGTCTGATGGTGGTCGACGACCACCGCCTGCTCGCCGAGGCGCTCGCCTCGGCCCTGAAACTGCGCGGACACCGCGTGCTCGCCGCCGCCGCGCCCGCCGCGGGCGCGGCCGAACTGGTGGTGAGCCGCGCCCCTGAGGTGTGTCTCCTCGGCACGGCGACCCCCGCGGAGCCCGGCGCCTTCGACCCGGTCGTACGGATCAAACGGGACCGCCCGCAGGTCGCGGTGGTGGTCCTCGGCCCGGTGCCGAGCCCGCGCGGCATCGCGGCGGCCTTCGCGGCGGGCGCCTCCGGGTACGTACGGCACGACGAGCGCATCGAGGGCGTCGAACGGGCCATCATGAAGGCCCGCGCCGGGGAGACCGCCGTCGCCCCGCAGCTCCTCCAGGGCGCGTTCACCGAGCTGCTGAACCCGTCCGCCACCCCCGACGACGAGGGTCAGCGCCTGCTGCGGATGCTGACGCCCCGCGAGGTGGAGGTCCTCGTGCGGGTCACGGAGGGCGAGGACACCCGCCTCATCGCCGCCGGGATGGGCATCGCCCCCAGCACGGCCCGCACCCATGTGCAGAGGGTCCTGATGAAGCTCGGCGTCGGCTCCCGCCTGGAGGCCGCCGCGCTCGCCGCCCGCACGGGCCTCCTCGACCGCGCCGCCGACCTCTCCGGAATCCCGCACCAGCGATAG
- the galT gene encoding galactose-1-phosphate uridylyltransferase: protein MKKTSTRLADGRELVYYDSRDDVVRDTADPRPLHPVATTAEIREDVLLGDRVAVASHRQDRTHLPPPDACPLCPSRDGRHTEIPDSDYDVVVFENRFPSLAGDAGRCEVVCFTSDHDASFADLTEERAALVLEAWTDRTAELAGLPGVEQVFCFENRGAEIGVTLGHPHGQIYGYPFTTPRTALMLRSLEEHAARTGGANLFDDVVARERADGERVVLDTGHWTAFVPYAAHWPYEVHLYPRRRVPDLPALDEAARAEFPRVYLELLRRFDRIFGGGRPPTPYISAWHQAPLRDPRRDAFALHLELFTIRRTSGKLKFLAGSESGMSVFINDVPPEAAARRLREVASGS, encoded by the coding sequence GTGAAGAAGACGTCCACCCGGCTCGCCGACGGGCGCGAGCTGGTGTACTACGACTCCCGCGACGACGTGGTGCGCGACACGGCCGATCCGCGGCCCCTCCACCCCGTCGCCACCACCGCCGAGATCCGCGAGGACGTCCTCCTCGGCGACCGCGTCGCCGTCGCCTCCCACCGGCAGGACCGCACCCACCTCCCGCCGCCCGACGCCTGCCCGCTCTGCCCCTCGCGCGACGGCCGGCACACCGAGATCCCCGACAGCGACTACGACGTCGTCGTCTTCGAGAACCGCTTCCCCTCGCTCGCCGGTGACGCGGGACGCTGCGAGGTCGTCTGCTTCACCTCCGACCACGACGCCTCCTTCGCGGACCTCACCGAGGAGCGGGCCGCGCTCGTCCTGGAGGCGTGGACCGACCGCACCGCCGAACTAGCCGGACTGCCCGGCGTGGAGCAGGTGTTCTGCTTCGAGAACCGGGGCGCCGAGATCGGGGTCACCCTCGGCCACCCGCACGGCCAGATCTACGGCTACCCCTTCACCACCCCCCGCACGGCGCTGATGCTGCGCTCCCTGGAGGAGCACGCGGCCCGCACCGGCGGCGCCAACCTCTTCGACGACGTCGTCGCGCGGGAGCGCGCCGACGGCGAGCGCGTCGTCCTCGACACCGGCCACTGGACCGCGTTCGTCCCGTACGCCGCCCACTGGCCGTACGAGGTGCACCTCTACCCCCGCCGCCGCGTCCCGGACCTGCCCGCGCTGGACGAGGCGGCGCGCGCCGAGTTCCCCCGCGTCTACCTGGAGTTGCTCAGGCGCTTCGACCGGATCTTCGGCGGGGGCCGGCCGCCCACCCCGTACATCTCCGCGTGGCACCAGGCGCCGCTGCGCGACCCGCGGCGCGACGCGTTCGCGCTGCATCTCGAGCTTTTCACCATCCGCCGCACATCCGGCAAGCTGAAGTTCCTCGCGGGCTCCGAATCGGGCATGAGCGTGTTCATCAACGACGTCCCGCCGGAGGCCGCGGCCCGGCGACTGCGAGAGGTAGCGAGCGGATCATGA